One segment of Drosophila mauritiana strain mau12 chromosome 3R, ASM438214v1, whole genome shotgun sequence DNA contains the following:
- the LOC117142452 gene encoding regulator of G-protein signaling loco isoform X5, translated as MNASDNDMYIKTLMLDSDLKSSRSQHQLSLLQVPKVLTTPAPPSAITASVAAEDAAQDHGCPSSWAGSFERMLQDAAGMQTFSEFLKKEFSAENIYFWTACERYRLLESEADRVAQAREIFGKHLANSSSDPVNVDSQARSLTEEKLAGAAPDIFAPAQKQIFNLMKFDSYQRFIRSDLYKSCVEAEQKNQPLPYSGLDLDELLKTNFHLGAFSKLKKSASNAEDRRRKSLLPWHRKTRSKSRDRTEIMADLQNALMPAPPVPQPAPLTSASLKLVCGQNSLSDLHSSRSSLSSFDAGTGTGGQGASTESVYSLCRVILTDGATTIVQTRPGETVGELVERLLEKRNLVYPYYDIVFQGSTKSIDVQQPSQILAGKEVVIERRVAFKLDLPDPKVISVKSKPKKQLHEVIRPILSKYNYKMEQVRVIMRDTQAPIDLNQPVTMADGQRLRIVMLDSDFQVGGGSSMPPKQSKPMKPLPQGQLDELTNKVFNELLASKADAAASEKSRPVDLCSMKSHEAPSETSSLFERMRRQQRDGGNIPASKLPKLKKKSTSSSQQSEEAATTQAVADPKKPIIAKLKAGVKLQVTERVAEHQDELLEGLKRAQLARLEDQRGTEINFDLPDFLKNKENLSAAVSKLRKVRASLSPVSKVPATPTEIPQPAPRLSITRSQQPVSPMKVDQEPETDLPAATQDQTEFAKAPPPLPPKPKVLPIKPSNWGVAQPTGNYCNKFSPSKQVPTSPKEASKPGTFASKIPLDLGRKSLEEAGSRCAYLDEPSSSFV; from the exons ATGAATGCCTCCGACAACGATATGTACATCAAGACGCTAATGCTGGACTCGGATCTGAAGTCGTCGCGCAGCCAGCACCAGCTCAGTCTGCTGCAGGTACCCAAGGTACTGACCACGCCTGCACCACCCTCCGCCATTACCGCGTCCGTTGCTGCAGAGGATGCGGCCCAAGACCACGGCTGTCCCAGCAGTTGGGCCGGCTCCTTTGAACGGATGCTGCAGGATGCCGCCGGCATGCAGACGTTCTCGGAGTTTCTCAAGAAGGAGTTCTCCGCGGAAAACATCTACTTCTGGACCGCCTGCGAACGTTATCGTCTGCTGGAATCTGAGGCGGATCGAGTGGCTCAGGCCCGCGAGATCTTTGGCAAGCATttggccaacagcagcagtgaTCCCGTCAACGTGGACTCGCAGGCACGCAGCCTTACGGAGGAGAAGCTGGCCGGTGCCGCTCCGGACATCTTTGCGCCGGCACAGAAGCAGATTTTCAACCTGATGAAGTTTGATAGCTATCAGCGTTTCATTCGTTCGGACTTGTACAAAAGCTGCGTGGAGGCGGAGCAGAAGAACCAGCCACTGCCTTACAGCGGATTGGATCTGGACGAGCTGCTGAAGACAAATTTTCACTTAGGTGCCTTCTCCAAG CTCAAAAAATCGGCTAGCAATGCTGAGGATAGAAGACGAAAAAGTCTGCTTCCCTGGCACAGAAAGACGCGGAGTAAGTCCCGCGATCGCACCGAGATAATGGCTGACCTGCAGAACGCGCTGATGCCGGCGCCACCAGTACCACAACCTGCCCCGCTCACCAGTGCCTCACTCAAGCTTGTCTGCGGACAGAATTCCTTGAGTGATCTGCACAGCTCTAGGTCATCTTTGTCCTCGTTTGATGCGGGCACAGGCACTGGCGGACAAGGAGCCAGTACGGAGAGCGTGTATTCGTTGTGCCGGGTGATCCTCACCGATGGAGCCACCACCATAGTGCAGACAAGACCTGGAGAAACAGTGGGAGAACTGGTCGAACGATTGCTGGAAAAGAGGAACCTTGTGTATCCCTACTATGACATAGTGTTCCAGGGCAGCACCAAGTCGATCGATGTGCAGCAGCCATCGCAAATCCTGGCCGGTAAGGAGGTGGTAATCGAGCGCCGTGTGGCTTTCAAGCTGGACCTGCCCGATCCGAAGGTGATCTCGGTGAAGAGTAAGCCCAAGAAGCAACTGCACGAGGTGATCCGACCAATACTCAGCAAGTACAACTACAAGATGGAGCAGGTGCGGGTGATCATGAGGGATACTCAAGCGCCAATCGACCTCAATCAGCCGGTTACCATGGCCGATGGCCAGCGACTGCGCATCGTGATGCTGGATTCGGATTTTCAGGTAGGCGGCGGCAGTAGCATGCCGCCGAAGCAAAGCAAACCTATGAAGCCACTGCCGCAGGGTCAGTTGGATGAGCTAACGAACAAGGTGTTCAACGAGCTGCTGGCCAGCAAGGCTGATGCAGCGGCCAGCGAGAAGTCGCGGCCCGTTGATCTGTGCTCCATGAAGTCCCACGAGGCGCCCTCGGAGACATCATCGCTCTTTGAACGCATGCGGCGTCAGCAGCGCGATGGCGGCAACATTCCGGCTAGCAAGCTGCCCAAGCTCAAGAAAAAGTCCACTAGCAGCAGCCAACAATCCGAGGAGGCAGCGACGACTCAAGCAGTCGCGGATCCCAAGAAGCCAATTATAGCCAAGCTAAAAGCGGGTGTGAAGCTGCAGGTGACGGAGCGAGTAGCCGAGCACCAAG ATGAACTACTCGAGGGCCTAAAGCGAGCACAGCTGGCACGACTGGAGGATCAGCGTGGCACCGAAATTAACTTCGACTTGCCTGATTTCCTGAAAAACAAGGAGAATCTCAGCGCAGCTGTATCAAAGCTGCGCAAGGTGCGCGCCAGCTTGAGTCCCGTGAGCAAGGTACCCGCCACGCCCACGGAAATTCCACAGCCGGCGCCACGTCTCTCTATCACACGTAGCCAACAGCCGGTGTCGCCCATGAAGGTGGACCAGGAGCCAGAGACTGACTTGCCTGCCGCGACGCAGGATCAAACGGAATTCGCAAAAGCGCCGCCACCGCTGCCGCCCAAGCCAAAGGTGCTGCCCATCAAGCCTTCCAATTGGGGCGTGGCTCAGCCGACGGGCAACTATTGCAACAAGTTCTCCCCCAGCAAACAGGTGCCAACATCACCCAAAGAAGCCTCCAAACCTGGAACGTTTGCGAGCAAAATACCACTGGATCTGGGACGAAAGTCTCTGGAGGAGGCGGGCTCGCGGTGTGCTTACCTCGACGAGCCCAGCAGCAGCTTTGTGTGA
- the LOC117142452 gene encoding regulator of G-protein signaling loco isoform X3: protein MSFRELVCGLYSEEKEMENRALPANASPFRRAWGQSSFRTPRSDKVAKEQQQLGQSSPVRRTASMNASDNDMYIKTLMLDSDLKSSRSQHQLSLLQVPKVLTTPAPPSAITASVAAEDAAQDHGCPSSWAGSFERMLQDAAGMQTFSEFLKKEFSAENIYFWTACERYRLLESEADRVAQAREIFGKHLANSSSDPVNVDSQARSLTEEKLAGAAPDIFAPAQKQIFNLMKFDSYQRFIRSDLYKSCVEAEQKNQPLPYSGLDLDELLKTNFHLGAFSKLKKSASNAEDRRRKSLLPWHRKTRSKSRDRTEIMADLQNALMPAPPVPQPAPLTSASLKLVCGQNSLSDLHSSRSSLSSFDAGTGTGGQGASTESVYSLCRVILTDGATTIVQTRPGETVGELVERLLEKRNLVYPYYDIVFQGSTKSIDVQQPSQILAGKEVVIERRVAFKLDLPDPKVISVKSKPKKQLHEVIRPILSKYNYKMEQVRVIMRDTQAPIDLNQPVTMADGQRLRIVMLDSDFQVGGGSSMPPKQSKPMKPLPQGQLDELTNKVFNELLASKADAAASEKSRPVDLCSMKSHEAPSETSSLFERMRRQQRDGGNIPASKLPKLKKKSTSSSQQSEEAATTQAVADPKKPIIAKLKAGVKLQVTERVAEHQDELLEGLKRAQLARLEDQRGTEINFDLPDFLKNKENLSAAVSKLRKVRASLSPVSKVPATPTEIPQPAPRLSITRSQQPVSPMKVDQEPETDLPAATQDQTEFAKAPPPLPPKPKVLPIKPSNWGVAQPTGNYCNKFSPSKQVPTSPKEASKPGTFASKIPLDLGRKSLEEAGSRCAYLDEPSSSFV from the exons AACCGCGCTCTGCCCGCCAATGCCTCGCCCTTCCGCCGAGCCTGGGGACAGTCTTCCTTCCGCACACCCCGCTCTGACAAGGTGGCcaaagagcagcagcagctaggACAGTCGTCGCCCGTGAGACGCACTGCCTCGATGAATGCCTCCGACAACGATATGTACATCAAGACGCTAATGCTGGACTCGGATCTGAAGTCGTCGCGCAGCCAGCACCAGCTCAGTCTGCTGCAGGTACCCAAGGTACTGACCACGCCTGCACCACCCTCCGCCATTACCGCGTCCGTTGCTGCAGAGGATGCGGCCCAAGACCACGGCTGTCCCAGCAGTTGGGCCGGCTCCTTTGAACGGATGCTGCAGGATGCCGCCGGCATGCAGACGTTCTCGGAGTTTCTCAAGAAGGAGTTCTCCGCGGAAAACATCTACTTCTGGACCGCCTGCGAACGTTATCGTCTGCTGGAATCTGAGGCGGATCGAGTGGCTCAGGCCCGCGAGATCTTTGGCAAGCATttggccaacagcagcagtgaTCCCGTCAACGTGGACTCGCAGGCACGCAGCCTTACGGAGGAGAAGCTGGCCGGTGCCGCTCCGGACATCTTTGCGCCGGCACAGAAGCAGATTTTCAACCTGATGAAGTTTGATAGCTATCAGCGTTTCATTCGTTCGGACTTGTACAAAAGCTGCGTGGAGGCGGAGCAGAAGAACCAGCCACTGCCTTACAGCGGATTGGATCTGGACGAGCTGCTGAAGACAAATTTTCACTTAGGTGCCTTCTCCAAG CTCAAAAAATCGGCTAGCAATGCTGAGGATAGAAGACGAAAAAGTCTGCTTCCCTGGCACAGAAAGACGCGGAGTAAGTCCCGCGATCGCACCGAGATAATGGCTGACCTGCAGAACGCGCTGATGCCGGCGCCACCAGTACCACAACCTGCCCCGCTCACCAGTGCCTCACTCAAGCTTGTCTGCGGACAGAATTCCTTGAGTGATCTGCACAGCTCTAGGTCATCTTTGTCCTCGTTTGATGCGGGCACAGGCACTGGCGGACAAGGAGCCAGTACGGAGAGCGTGTATTCGTTGTGCCGGGTGATCCTCACCGATGGAGCCACCACCATAGTGCAGACAAGACCTGGAGAAACAGTGGGAGAACTGGTCGAACGATTGCTGGAAAAGAGGAACCTTGTGTATCCCTACTATGACATAGTGTTCCAGGGCAGCACCAAGTCGATCGATGTGCAGCAGCCATCGCAAATCCTGGCCGGTAAGGAGGTGGTAATCGAGCGCCGTGTGGCTTTCAAGCTGGACCTGCCCGATCCGAAGGTGATCTCGGTGAAGAGTAAGCCCAAGAAGCAACTGCACGAGGTGATCCGACCAATACTCAGCAAGTACAACTACAAGATGGAGCAGGTGCGGGTGATCATGAGGGATACTCAAGCGCCAATCGACCTCAATCAGCCGGTTACCATGGCCGATGGCCAGCGACTGCGCATCGTGATGCTGGATTCGGATTTTCAGGTAGGCGGCGGCAGTAGCATGCCGCCGAAGCAAAGCAAACCTATGAAGCCACTGCCGCAGGGTCAGTTGGATGAGCTAACGAACAAGGTGTTCAACGAGCTGCTGGCCAGCAAGGCTGATGCAGCGGCCAGCGAGAAGTCGCGGCCCGTTGATCTGTGCTCCATGAAGTCCCACGAGGCGCCCTCGGAGACATCATCGCTCTTTGAACGCATGCGGCGTCAGCAGCGCGATGGCGGCAACATTCCGGCTAGCAAGCTGCCCAAGCTCAAGAAAAAGTCCACTAGCAGCAGCCAACAATCCGAGGAGGCAGCGACGACTCAAGCAGTCGCGGATCCCAAGAAGCCAATTATAGCCAAGCTAAAAGCGGGTGTGAAGCTGCAGGTGACGGAGCGAGTAGCCGAGCACCAAG ATGAACTACTCGAGGGCCTAAAGCGAGCACAGCTGGCACGACTGGAGGATCAGCGTGGCACCGAAATTAACTTCGACTTGCCTGATTTCCTGAAAAACAAGGAGAATCTCAGCGCAGCTGTATCAAAGCTGCGCAAGGTGCGCGCCAGCTTGAGTCCCGTGAGCAAGGTACCCGCCACGCCCACGGAAATTCCACAGCCGGCGCCACGTCTCTCTATCACACGTAGCCAACAGCCGGTGTCGCCCATGAAGGTGGACCAGGAGCCAGAGACTGACTTGCCTGCCGCGACGCAGGATCAAACGGAATTCGCAAAAGCGCCGCCACCGCTGCCGCCCAAGCCAAAGGTGCTGCCCATCAAGCCTTCCAATTGGGGCGTGGCTCAGCCGACGGGCAACTATTGCAACAAGTTCTCCCCCAGCAAACAGGTGCCAACATCACCCAAAGAAGCCTCCAAACCTGGAACGTTTGCGAGCAAAATACCACTGGATCTGGGACGAAAGTCTCTGGAGGAGGCGGGCTCGCGGTGTGCTTACCTCGACGAGCCCAGCAGCAGCTTTGTGTGA
- the LOC117142452 gene encoding regulator of G-protein signaling loco isoform X4, giving the protein MNRALPANASPFRRAWGQSSFRTPRSDKVAKEQQQLGQSSPVRRTASMNASDNDMYIKTLMLDSDLKSSRSQHQLSLLQVPKVLTTPAPPSAITASVAAEDAAQDHGCPSSWAGSFERMLQDAAGMQTFSEFLKKEFSAENIYFWTACERYRLLESEADRVAQAREIFGKHLANSSSDPVNVDSQARSLTEEKLAGAAPDIFAPAQKQIFNLMKFDSYQRFIRSDLYKSCVEAEQKNQPLPYSGLDLDELLKTNFHLGAFSKLKKSASNAEDRRRKSLLPWHRKTRSKSRDRTEIMADLQNALMPAPPVPQPAPLTSASLKLVCGQNSLSDLHSSRSSLSSFDAGTGTGGQGASTESVYSLCRVILTDGATTIVQTRPGETVGELVERLLEKRNLVYPYYDIVFQGSTKSIDVQQPSQILAGKEVVIERRVAFKLDLPDPKVISVKSKPKKQLHEVIRPILSKYNYKMEQVRVIMRDTQAPIDLNQPVTMADGQRLRIVMLDSDFQVGGGSSMPPKQSKPMKPLPQGQLDELTNKVFNELLASKADAAASEKSRPVDLCSMKSHEAPSETSSLFERMRRQQRDGGNIPASKLPKLKKKSTSSSQQSEEAATTQAVADPKKPIIAKLKAGVKLQVTERVAEHQDELLEGLKRAQLARLEDQRGTEINFDLPDFLKNKENLSAAVSKLRKVRASLSPVSKVPATPTEIPQPAPRLSITRSQQPVSPMKVDQEPETDLPAATQDQTEFAKAPPPLPPKPKVLPIKPSNWGVAQPTGNYCNKFSPSKQVPTSPKEASKPGTFASKIPLDLGRKSLEEAGSRCAYLDEPSSSFV; this is encoded by the exons AACCGCGCTCTGCCCGCCAATGCCTCGCCCTTCCGCCGAGCCTGGGGACAGTCTTCCTTCCGCACACCCCGCTCTGACAAGGTGGCcaaagagcagcagcagctaggACAGTCGTCGCCCGTGAGACGCACTGCCTCGATGAATGCCTCCGACAACGATATGTACATCAAGACGCTAATGCTGGACTCGGATCTGAAGTCGTCGCGCAGCCAGCACCAGCTCAGTCTGCTGCAGGTACCCAAGGTACTGACCACGCCTGCACCACCCTCCGCCATTACCGCGTCCGTTGCTGCAGAGGATGCGGCCCAAGACCACGGCTGTCCCAGCAGTTGGGCCGGCTCCTTTGAACGGATGCTGCAGGATGCCGCCGGCATGCAGACGTTCTCGGAGTTTCTCAAGAAGGAGTTCTCCGCGGAAAACATCTACTTCTGGACCGCCTGCGAACGTTATCGTCTGCTGGAATCTGAGGCGGATCGAGTGGCTCAGGCCCGCGAGATCTTTGGCAAGCATttggccaacagcagcagtgaTCCCGTCAACGTGGACTCGCAGGCACGCAGCCTTACGGAGGAGAAGCTGGCCGGTGCCGCTCCGGACATCTTTGCGCCGGCACAGAAGCAGATTTTCAACCTGATGAAGTTTGATAGCTATCAGCGTTTCATTCGTTCGGACTTGTACAAAAGCTGCGTGGAGGCGGAGCAGAAGAACCAGCCACTGCCTTACAGCGGATTGGATCTGGACGAGCTGCTGAAGACAAATTTTCACTTAGGTGCCTTCTCCAAG CTCAAAAAATCGGCTAGCAATGCTGAGGATAGAAGACGAAAAAGTCTGCTTCCCTGGCACAGAAAGACGCGGAGTAAGTCCCGCGATCGCACCGAGATAATGGCTGACCTGCAGAACGCGCTGATGCCGGCGCCACCAGTACCACAACCTGCCCCGCTCACCAGTGCCTCACTCAAGCTTGTCTGCGGACAGAATTCCTTGAGTGATCTGCACAGCTCTAGGTCATCTTTGTCCTCGTTTGATGCGGGCACAGGCACTGGCGGACAAGGAGCCAGTACGGAGAGCGTGTATTCGTTGTGCCGGGTGATCCTCACCGATGGAGCCACCACCATAGTGCAGACAAGACCTGGAGAAACAGTGGGAGAACTGGTCGAACGATTGCTGGAAAAGAGGAACCTTGTGTATCCCTACTATGACATAGTGTTCCAGGGCAGCACCAAGTCGATCGATGTGCAGCAGCCATCGCAAATCCTGGCCGGTAAGGAGGTGGTAATCGAGCGCCGTGTGGCTTTCAAGCTGGACCTGCCCGATCCGAAGGTGATCTCGGTGAAGAGTAAGCCCAAGAAGCAACTGCACGAGGTGATCCGACCAATACTCAGCAAGTACAACTACAAGATGGAGCAGGTGCGGGTGATCATGAGGGATACTCAAGCGCCAATCGACCTCAATCAGCCGGTTACCATGGCCGATGGCCAGCGACTGCGCATCGTGATGCTGGATTCGGATTTTCAGGTAGGCGGCGGCAGTAGCATGCCGCCGAAGCAAAGCAAACCTATGAAGCCACTGCCGCAGGGTCAGTTGGATGAGCTAACGAACAAGGTGTTCAACGAGCTGCTGGCCAGCAAGGCTGATGCAGCGGCCAGCGAGAAGTCGCGGCCCGTTGATCTGTGCTCCATGAAGTCCCACGAGGCGCCCTCGGAGACATCATCGCTCTTTGAACGCATGCGGCGTCAGCAGCGCGATGGCGGCAACATTCCGGCTAGCAAGCTGCCCAAGCTCAAGAAAAAGTCCACTAGCAGCAGCCAACAATCCGAGGAGGCAGCGACGACTCAAGCAGTCGCGGATCCCAAGAAGCCAATTATAGCCAAGCTAAAAGCGGGTGTGAAGCTGCAGGTGACGGAGCGAGTAGCCGAGCACCAAG ATGAACTACTCGAGGGCCTAAAGCGAGCACAGCTGGCACGACTGGAGGATCAGCGTGGCACCGAAATTAACTTCGACTTGCCTGATTTCCTGAAAAACAAGGAGAATCTCAGCGCAGCTGTATCAAAGCTGCGCAAGGTGCGCGCCAGCTTGAGTCCCGTGAGCAAGGTACCCGCCACGCCCACGGAAATTCCACAGCCGGCGCCACGTCTCTCTATCACACGTAGCCAACAGCCGGTGTCGCCCATGAAGGTGGACCAGGAGCCAGAGACTGACTTGCCTGCCGCGACGCAGGATCAAACGGAATTCGCAAAAGCGCCGCCACCGCTGCCGCCCAAGCCAAAGGTGCTGCCCATCAAGCCTTCCAATTGGGGCGTGGCTCAGCCGACGGGCAACTATTGCAACAAGTTCTCCCCCAGCAAACAGGTGCCAACATCACCCAAAGAAGCCTCCAAACCTGGAACGTTTGCGAGCAAAATACCACTGGATCTGGGACGAAAGTCTCTGGAGGAGGCGGGCTCGCGGTGTGCTTACCTCGACGAGCCCAGCAGCAGCTTTGTGTGA